The sequence GATAATGATtctcattaaataattcattattttttttaaacttatAACTAATAccatttacaaatttaaattcttctgttcccgttgttgttgttgttgttgccgttgctgttgctgttgtagttgtagttgttggttcttcttttttattttgttgctgttcttcttcttttttattttcttctgatgaatttaaatccTTATTATCTGTATTTTctttactaatattatttatttcatttactgatgatttattatcatcttttttaatgttcttatttttattattatctctaTCCctatttgatgattttttattacctTTATTTTTAAGTTCATCCTCACTATCACTATAATCGCTATGACTATCGTCACTATCATCACTATAATCATTGATattttgttgtgattgttgttgttgtggttgttgttgttgttgtgattgtttatttgatgaagaagttctatttttaaaataaccaTATTTTTCACTCCAAATATAATCATTTGAagtaaagaaatcaaatgatttctCCAAGAGTACATTCTCAGGTTTTAAATCGGTATGAATGATTTTACATTTAGTGTGAATGTAATCCAATGCAATTAAGGTTTGTTTCATTAATGTTTTAACCAATGTGATTGGCATGCCACGATAACGATGatgtttaattaaatccAATAGATTGTTACCCAACAATTCGAATACCATACAATAATGACGTCCATTTGGACCACGATGTGTAAAATGGTCCAATAAACGTGCAACACATTTATCTTGTGcattatattttgaaatgGCATTCAATATCTTGATTTCATCTTCTGCTGTCTCTGAATATGTACGTGCTGATCTAACGATTTTCAATGCAACCTGTTTATAACCAATAACATTCCctccattaccattaccattaccgttacttgatgatgatgtagttgttgttgttgttgatgatgatgatgatgatgtcgTTATTGGTGTATCTTTATCATTACATAACCAAACTGTTGAGAAATGACCCCATCCTAATTTATCAACAACTTGATAACGATTGCCGTAAACATCATTTCTTCTTACTGGATGATATCCACCTTGTTTATAATCTTTGGTaccttcatcttcattattatttaatggcataaatgatttatttgatgatcCGGCATCATTATCTCTAttgttttcattattattgttattattattattattattattattattattacttgatgtttgtttcttttttttattctttgagTTTGTTGActttggtgttgttgttgatgttgttgtgctACCGCCCAATGATGTGCCACCCAATGATGTGCCACCCAATGATGTACCGCCTAGTGATGTACCACCAAGTGATGTACCACCAAGTGATGTGCCACCTAGTGATGTACCTCCTAATGTCGTTGATGTACTATCTTGTTGTATATCagacatttatttattgttttatttatttatttataaaaaaaaaataaaataaaaaaaataataatatttagaTGTGGTtatatagtaataaaaaaaaaaaaaaaaaaaaaaaaattttcaaattttttttaaaaaaaaaaaaaaaaaaaaaaaaaatcgatatccacaaaaaaaaaaaaaaaaaaaaaaaaaaaaaaaaaataaaaattatttttttcactttttatCTTAATTTTATATGTATTAAACCTAAATATgcattattcaaaaaaatagtcaaaacaaataaaaataaaaaattatatccTTTAAGTCCatttaagaaaataaatttttttttttttttctttttatttcttttttttttttttttacttttttttatttctgtttaagtgattattatttattttatattttttttttttagtcaacccaagtttataaaaaaaaagaaaaaaaaaaataaaaataaaaataaaaattgtggTAGAAATTCCaagtattgttattattaatataaaccTTAATAgcaaatttatttacataaattatttatagaatTGTTCATCACCATAGCTTCATTCACATCTTACTTTTTATTAAGTAGTTTAACTTTGTTTATATACgcataattattttttggatttttttttttggttcaTAGTGGGAAAAAgtaaaatccaaaaaatttggaataaattattttttttaataattataaaaaaaaaataatatttgcaCATGACCTTTTTTTCATCACAACTTGAGCGAAAATATCAATTTGGTGGatattaaaaagttttattttgatatttttttattatgatattttttattttttattttttattttcttttataaaaacattttttttttttatttttatttttaaatttttttattattgttttttgtttaatttaaatgtttacTTTAAAaggtataaaaataaaaataaaaaaataaatgaaaaataaaaataaatgaaaaaaaaaaataaaaataaataaaaaaaaaaaaaaataaccgatttttttcattatcgtaaatcccaaaaaaaaaaaaatgaaaataaaaatctaattttgaattttttacttaaaataattaaagtaattaatttttgataataatatgggaaaaactttatttatgaattcaaataataaaaaaatgaaaaaaaaaagaagcaCCATTTGGTGTTGCCAataatttcttaaaaaatttgtgattgttctttaaaaaaaaaaaaaaaaaaaccaaaaaaaaaaattttaaaattttattttttttttttttttttttttttttttatttttataataaatatcatTTGACGTCAgccaaaatatttttttattttttttttttttttttttcgaatcAATCacatccttttttttttttctagcaaaaaaaagagaataatCCCTCATtaataactattttttttttttttttctctaacaacgcaacaacaactacaactacaactacaactacaactacaactacaactacaactacaactacaactacaactacaactgcaactacaacaacaacaacattttaaatcattaattatgttttttttataataatttaatttagataagcctcaccaaaaaaaacacacataaaatatatatacatatattttagtattttagtacaaacaacaaaaaaaaaaaaaaaaccaaaaaagaaaaaataaaataataaatacatCATCCCCCtgattaaaatatttactttgatttttttttttttttcttccaCTTAAATATTTACTGTAATatatcacaaaaaaaaataaaaaaaaaaaatcaggaTTATATATTTGAAGTTTAATTTAATCAtgtaagatatttttttttttttctttttttttttcttttaaattttattttttttcttgtattttttttttttttgggtttcctttttttaaacaaaaaaaaaatcccaacctctataaattttatttttcatcatccaa comes from Dictyostelium discoideum AX4 chromosome 2 chromosome, whole genome shotgun sequence and encodes:
- the sky1 gene encoding SRPK family protein kinase, with the protein product MSDIQQDSTSTTLGGTSLGGTSLGGTSLGGTSLGGTSLGGTSLGGTSLGGSTTTSTTTPKSTNSKNKKKKQTSSNNNNNNNNNNNNNNENNRDNDAGSSNKSFMPLNNNEDEGTKDYKQGGYHPVRRNDVYGNRYQVVDKLGWGHFSTVWLCNDKDTPITTSSSSSSTTTTTTSSSSNGNGNGNGGNVIGYKQVALKIVRSARTYSETAEDEIKILNAISKYNAQDKCVARLLDHFTHRGPNGRHYCMVFELLGNNLLDLIKHHRYRGMPITLVKTLMKQTLIALDYIHTKCKIIHTDLKPENVLLEKSFDFFTSNDYIWSEKYGYFKNRTSSSNKQSQQQQQPQQQQSQQNINDYSDDSDDSHSDYSDSEDELKNKGNKKSSNRDRDNNKNKNIKKDDNKSSVNEINNISKENTDNKDLNSSEENKKEEEQQQNKKEEPTTTTTTATATATTTTTTGTEEFKFVNGISYKFKKNNELFNENHYPRAQLVDLGNACWTDKHFTDDIQTRQYRAPEAIVKAKWGTPVDIWSAACMAFELATGDHLFKPKSGKGFEKSDDHLALMIELLGKPPRFIFAGGDESRVYFTHKGDLRKIPDLSDQWPLFSVLTEKYKFSIQEAKDFEAFLLPMLNYLPEKRATAKDCLNHTWLKDVPPFLN